A single genomic interval of Streptomyces graminofaciens harbors:
- the uvrB gene encoding excinuclease ABC subunit UvrB, giving the protein MRPVSQIERTVAPFEVVSPYQPSGDQPTAIADLARRIEAGEKDVVLLGATGTGKSATTAWMIEKLQRPTLVMAPNKTLAAQLANEFRELLPNNAVEYFVSYYDYYQPEAYVPQSDTYIEKDSSINEEVERLRHSATNSLLTRRDVVVVASVSCIYGLGTPQEYVDRMVPLKVGEEIDRDELLRRFVDIQYTRNDLAFTRGTFRVRGDTIEIFPVYEELAVRIEMFGDEIEALSTLHPLTGEIISDDEQLYVFPASHYVAGPERLERAANDIEKELGERLSELEKQGKLLEAQRLRMRTTYDLEMLRQIGSCSGVENYSMHFDGREPGSPPNTLLDYFPDDFLLVIDESHVTVPQIGAMYEGDASRKRTLVEHGFRLPSALDNRPLKWEEFQERTDQTVYLSATPGQYELSRSDGQVEQIIRPTGLIDPEVVVKPTEGQIDDLVHEIRKRTEKDERVLVTTLTKKMAEDLTDYFLELGIQVRYLHSDVDTLRRVELLRELRAGEYDVLVGINLLREGLDLPEVSLVAILDADKEGFLRSGTSLIQTIGRAARNVSGQVHMYADKITPAMEKAIDETNRRREKQVAYNKAKGIDPQPLRKKINDIVAQIAREDVDTEQLLGTGYRKGKDGKGAKAPVPSLGGKAAKGTKAAKGKAKETVPTDRPAADLAQQIEDMTARMRAAAADLQFEIAARLRDEVSEMKKELRQMKEAGLA; this is encoded by the coding sequence GCCCGTTTCCCAGATCGAACGCACGGTGGCGCCCTTCGAGGTCGTCAGCCCCTACCAGCCGAGCGGCGACCAGCCCACGGCCATCGCCGACCTCGCCCGGCGCATCGAAGCCGGTGAGAAGGACGTCGTCCTGCTCGGCGCGACCGGCACAGGCAAGTCCGCCACCACCGCGTGGATGATCGAAAAGCTCCAGCGCCCCACCCTGGTGATGGCGCCGAACAAAACCCTGGCCGCCCAGCTGGCCAACGAGTTCCGCGAGCTGCTGCCGAACAACGCGGTCGAGTACTTCGTCTCGTACTACGACTACTACCAGCCCGAGGCCTACGTCCCTCAGTCGGACACCTATATCGAGAAGGACTCCTCGATCAACGAGGAGGTCGAGCGCCTGCGCCACTCCGCGACGAACTCCCTGCTCACCCGACGCGACGTCGTCGTGGTCGCCTCCGTCTCCTGCATCTACGGCCTCGGCACGCCCCAGGAGTACGTCGACCGCATGGTTCCCCTCAAGGTCGGCGAGGAGATCGACCGGGACGAGCTGCTGCGCCGCTTCGTGGACATCCAATACACACGCAACGACCTGGCGTTCACCCGGGGCACCTTCCGCGTCCGCGGCGACACCATCGAGATCTTCCCGGTCTACGAGGAGCTGGCCGTCCGCATCGAGATGTTCGGCGACGAGATTGAGGCACTCTCCACCCTCCACCCGCTCACCGGCGAGATCATCAGCGACGACGAGCAGCTGTACGTCTTCCCCGCCTCCCACTACGTCGCCGGCCCCGAGCGCCTGGAGCGCGCCGCCAACGACATCGAGAAGGAGCTGGGGGAGCGACTGTCGGAGCTGGAGAAGCAGGGCAAGCTCCTGGAGGCCCAGCGGCTGCGCATGCGCACGACGTACGACCTGGAGATGCTCCGCCAGATCGGCTCCTGCTCCGGCGTGGAGAACTACTCGATGCACTTCGACGGCCGCGAGCCCGGCTCCCCGCCGAACACGCTGCTGGACTACTTCCCCGACGACTTCCTCCTCGTCATCGACGAGTCCCACGTCACCGTGCCCCAGATCGGCGCGATGTACGAGGGCGACGCCTCCCGCAAGCGCACGCTCGTCGAACACGGCTTCCGCCTGCCGTCCGCGCTCGACAACCGCCCGTTGAAGTGGGAGGAGTTCCAGGAGCGCACCGACCAGACGGTCTACCTCTCGGCGACCCCCGGACAGTACGAGCTGTCCCGCTCCGACGGCCAGGTCGAGCAGATCATCCGCCCCACCGGCCTGATCGACCCCGAGGTCGTCGTCAAGCCCACCGAGGGCCAGATCGACGACCTGGTGCACGAGATCCGCAAGCGCACCGAGAAGGACGAGCGCGTCCTGGTCACCACGCTGACCAAGAAGATGGCCGAGGACCTCACGGACTACTTCCTCGAACTCGGCATCCAGGTCCGCTATCTCCACAGCGACGTCGACACCCTGCGCCGCGTCGAACTGCTGCGCGAGTTGCGCGCCGGTGAGTACGACGTCCTGGTCGGCATCAACCTCCTCAGGGAGGGCCTCGACCTGCCCGAGGTCTCCCTGGTGGCGATCCTCGACGCCGACAAGGAGGGCTTCCTGCGCTCCGGGACGTCCCTCATCCAGACCATCGGCCGCGCGGCGCGCAACGTATCCGGCCAGGTCCACATGTATGCCGACAAGATCACCCCGGCGATGGAGAAGGCCATCGACGAGACCAACCGTCGCCGGGAGAAGCAGGTCGCCTACAACAAGGCGAAGGGCATCGACCCCCAGCCACTCCGCAAGAAGATCAACGACATCGTCGCCCAGATCGCCCGCGAGGACGTCGACACCGAGCAGTTGCTCGGCACGGGCTACCGCAAGGGCAAGGACGGCAAGGGCGCCAAGGCTCCCGTGCCCTCCCTCGGCGGAAAGGCGGCCAAGGGCACCAAGGCCGCCAAGGGCAAGGCCAAGGAGACCGTCCCGACCGACCGTCCCGCGGCCGACCTCGCCCAGCAGATCGAGGACATGACGGCACGGATGCGCGCGGCAGCCGCCGATCTCCAGTTCGAGATCGCCGCCAGGCTGCGCGACGAGGTTTCGGAGATGAAGAAGGAGCTGCGGCAGATGAAGGAGGCGGGCCTGGCCTGA
- a CDS encoding TerD family protein, with protein MTVNMTKGQAISLQKNDGGSLTAVRMGLGWQAAPRRGLFGSRTREIDLDASAVLFADKQPVDVVFFRHLVSDDGSVRHTGDNLVGGVGQGGDDEAILVDLARVPVHIDQIIFTVNSFTGQTFQEVQNAFCRLVDETNGQELARYTLAGGGAYTAQIMAKVHRAGSGWQMTAIGSPANGRTFQDLMPSILPVL; from the coding sequence GTGACCGTCAACATGACCAAGGGTCAGGCCATCAGTCTGCAGAAGAACGACGGGGGCAGCCTGACCGCCGTGCGCATGGGTCTCGGCTGGCAGGCTGCCCCGCGCCGCGGCCTGTTCGGCTCCCGCACCCGGGAGATCGACCTCGACGCCTCGGCCGTCCTGTTCGCGGACAAGCAGCCGGTGGACGTCGTCTTCTTCCGCCACCTCGTCAGCGACGACGGCTCCGTGCGCCACACGGGTGACAACCTCGTGGGCGGCGTCGGCCAGGGCGGCGACGACGAGGCCATCCTCGTCGACCTCGCGCGCGTCCCGGTCCACATCGACCAGATCATCTTCACCGTGAACTCCTTCACGGGCCAGACCTTCCAGGAGGTGCAGAACGCGTTCTGCCGTCTGGTCGACGAGACCAACGGCCAGGAACTCGCGCGCTACACACTCGCGGGCGGCGGCGCCTACACGGCCCAGATCATGGCGAAGGTGCATCGCGCGGGCAGCGGCTGGCAGATGACGGCCATCGGCTCGCCCGCCAACGGCCGTACTTTCCAGGACCTGATGCCGTCGATCCTGCCGGTCCTCTAG
- a CDS encoding TerD family protein yields MTAELVRGQNHPLPEVRLEIRVSVGKPIVAGATLGDEHGRVHGVEWVAHPGAPTLPGLEVSKQAAADHRLAVDLDALPESVHRVTVLLALPPGPGGPARFGAVAAPFVAVTGLDGAEVASYTLTGLDAESAVIALELYRRQGAWKVRAVGQGYAGGLAELLTDQGLPEAHQLAAAIHEAVAQGLARSVAAPPPRVPDPDRSRQTAAPALGADQTHHTTAPQGTAGNGSPQQSPQPTAPYGTPGPQGSTSPYGPQGPQDDTLPDHPAPAPADQPAAAPAAGSPVNYTHPGRQTTAPPPPAPTAPPVQPGQPAQPVAGDATGWSMEERLYNQVWGMFEDLARTTAAYRSAVDFAESRMEQELDKVLSDPRNRIGGQGDAARDAARTKQAQLVDQAREALDRDLAQLQAEADVVEPALPPAYARWDNPVWHGYHVPMEIPMAVRLGDLHLPESEGLRIPMLVRLPLERGLWIDSGRAGSHDAPADSDELRRLALDTAVVLAARLLAVYPPGDFGVHVIDPAGAGVTALAPLVRSGVLAGPPAAGAAGVSDVLGRLTQRVDLVQMALRGGAPDALPSGFDTAEQLLIVNDFPHGFDDRAVTQLRYLADEGPAVGVHLMMVADREDAAAYGPLLDPLWRSLLRLTPTPDDHLADPWVGHAWTYEPSCVPPGSRILDRVLTQVADARRAWKR; encoded by the coding sequence ATGACGGCCGAGCTGGTCAGGGGGCAGAACCATCCGCTCCCCGAGGTCCGACTGGAGATCCGCGTCTCGGTGGGCAAGCCGATCGTGGCCGGGGCCACCCTCGGCGACGAGCACGGCCGGGTGCACGGCGTGGAGTGGGTGGCCCACCCGGGCGCGCCCACCCTGCCGGGCCTCGAGGTCTCCAAACAGGCGGCGGCCGACCACCGCCTCGCCGTGGACCTGGACGCCCTGCCGGAGTCCGTGCACCGGGTGACCGTGCTCCTCGCACTGCCGCCCGGGCCCGGTGGCCCGGCGCGGTTCGGCGCCGTCGCCGCCCCCTTCGTCGCGGTCACCGGCCTCGACGGCGCCGAGGTGGCCAGCTACACCCTCACCGGTCTGGACGCCGAGTCGGCCGTCATCGCCCTGGAGCTGTACCGCAGACAGGGCGCCTGGAAGGTCCGCGCGGTCGGCCAGGGGTACGCGGGCGGCCTCGCCGAGCTGCTCACCGACCAGGGCCTGCCCGAGGCCCACCAACTCGCGGCGGCCATCCACGAAGCGGTGGCCCAGGGCCTCGCCCGCTCGGTGGCGGCACCCCCGCCGCGTGTCCCTGACCCGGACCGCTCCCGGCAGACCGCCGCACCCGCGCTGGGCGCCGACCAGACCCACCACACCACCGCACCCCAGGGCACCGCCGGAAACGGTTCGCCGCAGCAGAGTCCTCAGCCCACCGCTCCGTACGGCACTCCCGGGCCGCAGGGCTCGACGTCCCCGTACGGGCCCCAGGGCCCGCAGGACGACACCCTGCCCGACCACCCGGCCCCCGCACCGGCGGACCAGCCCGCTGCCGCGCCGGCCGCGGGCAGCCCCGTCAACTACACCCACCCCGGGCGGCAGACCACCGCACCCCCACCGCCTGCGCCGACCGCGCCCCCGGTCCAGCCGGGGCAACCCGCGCAGCCGGTGGCGGGTGACGCGACCGGCTGGTCGATGGAGGAGCGGCTCTACAACCAGGTCTGGGGCATGTTCGAGGACCTGGCGCGCACGACGGCCGCGTACCGCAGCGCCGTCGACTTCGCCGAATCGCGCATGGAACAGGAGCTCGACAAGGTCCTCTCCGACCCGCGCAACCGCATCGGCGGCCAGGGAGACGCCGCGCGCGACGCCGCCCGCACCAAGCAGGCCCAGCTCGTCGACCAGGCCAGGGAGGCCTTGGACCGGGACCTCGCCCAGCTCCAGGCCGAGGCCGATGTCGTCGAGCCCGCGCTGCCCCCGGCATACGCCCGCTGGGACAACCCGGTCTGGCACGGCTACCACGTTCCGATGGAGATCCCGATGGCCGTGCGCCTGGGCGATCTTCATCTGCCGGAGAGCGAGGGGCTTCGCATCCCGATGCTGGTCCGGCTGCCGCTGGAGCGCGGACTGTGGATCGACAGCGGCCGCGCCGGCTCCCACGACGCACCCGCCGACTCCGACGAGCTGCGCCGCCTCGCCCTGGACACGGCGGTGGTGCTCGCCGCGCGGCTGCTCGCGGTCTACCCACCGGGCGACTTCGGTGTCCACGTCATCGACCCGGCCGGTGCCGGAGTCACCGCGCTCGCGCCCCTGGTCCGGAGCGGAGTGCTGGCCGGTCCGCCCGCGGCCGGTGCCGCAGGAGTCTCGGACGTCCTGGGCCGACTCACCCAGCGTGTCGACCTCGTGCAGATGGCATTGCGCGGCGGCGCCCCCGACGCACTGCCCTCGGGCTTCGACACGGCAGAGCAGCTGCTGATCGTCAACGACTTCCCGCACGGCTTCGACGACCGTGCCGTGACCCAGCTCCGCTATCTCGCGGACGAGGGCCCGGCCGTCGGCGTCCACCTGATGATGGTCGCCGACCGGGAGGACGCCGCCGCCTACGGGCCGTTGCTCGACCCGCTGTGGCGTTCGCTGTTGCGACTCACCCCGACCCCGGACGACCACCTGGCCGACCCCTGGGTCGGTCACGCGTGGACCTATGAGCCGTCGTGTGTGCCGCCCGGCAGTCGGATTCTCGACCGGGTGCTCACCCAGGTCGCGGATGCCCGCCGCGCCTGGAAGCGGTGA
- a CDS encoding TerC family protein → MDVSVTLWVLTVVGLAALIAVDFFIGRKPHDVSIKEAGIWTVVWIVLAVLFGLGLLVFSGGQPAGEFFAGFITEKSLSVDNLFVFVLIMAKFAVPSQYQQRVLLVGVLIALVLRAIFIAAGAAILSSFAWVFYIFGAFLIYTAWKLIQEARADESEEEYEENKLLKAAEKRFGVADRYHGTKLWIEQNGKRVMTPMLVVMLAIGTTDVLFALDSIPAIFGLTQDPYIVFTANAFALMGLRQLYFLIGGLLKKLVHLSYGLSVILGFIGVKLVLHALHESGVHVPEISIPVSLGVICAVLAVTTVTSLIASKKQAAAEAEAEAEQKKVEGAEKDSIEA, encoded by the coding sequence GTGGATGTTTCCGTGACCCTATGGGTCCTCACAGTTGTGGGCCTCGCGGCCCTCATCGCGGTCGACTTCTTCATCGGCCGCAAGCCGCATGACGTGTCCATCAAGGAAGCCGGAATCTGGACGGTCGTGTGGATCGTCCTGGCCGTGCTCTTCGGGCTGGGCCTGCTCGTCTTCTCCGGCGGTCAGCCGGCCGGGGAGTTCTTCGCGGGCTTCATCACCGAGAAGTCGCTCAGTGTCGACAACCTCTTCGTCTTCGTACTGATCATGGCGAAGTTCGCGGTGCCCTCGCAGTACCAGCAGCGCGTCCTGCTCGTCGGAGTGCTGATAGCCCTGGTGCTCCGCGCGATCTTCATCGCAGCGGGCGCCGCGATCCTCTCCAGCTTCGCCTGGGTCTTCTACATCTTCGGCGCCTTCCTGATCTACACGGCCTGGAAGCTGATCCAGGAGGCCAGGGCCGACGAGTCCGAGGAGGAGTACGAGGAGAACAAGCTCCTCAAGGCCGCCGAGAAGCGCTTCGGCGTGGCCGACCGGTACCACGGCACCAAGCTGTGGATCGAGCAGAACGGCAAGCGCGTCATGACGCCGATGCTGGTCGTCATGCTCGCGATCGGCACCACGGACGTGCTCTTCGCCCTGGACTCGATCCCCGCGATCTTCGGTCTGACCCAGGACCCGTACATCGTCTTCACGGCCAACGCGTTCGCGCTGATGGGTCTGAGGCAGCTGTACTTCCTGATCGGCGGTCTGCTGAAGAAGCTGGTCCACCTCTCCTACGGGCTGTCCGTCATCCTCGGCTTCATCGGCGTCAAGCTCGTGCTGCACGCTCTGCACGAGTCCGGCGTCCACGTGCCCGAGATCTCCATCCCGGTCTCGCTCGGCGTGATCTGCGCGGTCCTGGCCGTCACCACGGTCACCAGCCTGATCGCCTCCAAGAAGCAGGCGGCGGCGGAGGCCGAGGCCGAGGCCGAGCAGAAGAAGGTCGAAGGCGCCGAGAAGGACAGCATCGAGGCCTGA
- a CDS encoding calcium:proton antiporter, whose product MIARLRSLTARWTAVVPVAAIVLLVLTWGRDLPGAAVALVTLVLAGAVLAAVHHAEVVAHRVGEPFGSLVLAVAVTIIEVALIVTLMADGGDKSSTLARDTVFAAVMITVNGIVGVCLLVASLRHGLAVFNPEGTGAALATVATLATLSLVFPTFTTSKPGPEFSTAQLTFAALASLLLYGLFVATQTVRHRDYFLPITRHGEVITADDHAQAPTARTAGISLGLLGLALVGVVGLAKGVSPTIENGVEAAGLPHAVVGVIIALLVLLPETIAALRAARRDRVQTSLNLALGSAMASIGLTIPAVALASVWLSGPLVLGLGATHMVLLALTVVVASLTVVPGRATPLQGGVHLVLFAAYLELAVNP is encoded by the coding sequence ATGATCGCTCGGCTCCGGTCACTCACGGCCCGATGGACGGCCGTGGTCCCCGTGGCCGCGATCGTCCTGCTCGTTCTCACCTGGGGCCGCGACCTGCCGGGGGCGGCCGTCGCACTGGTGACGCTGGTACTCGCCGGAGCGGTACTTGCCGCCGTGCACCACGCCGAGGTCGTCGCCCACCGGGTCGGCGAGCCGTTCGGCTCCCTCGTGCTCGCCGTCGCCGTCACGATCATCGAGGTCGCCCTGATCGTCACGCTGATGGCCGACGGCGGCGACAAGAGCTCGACCCTCGCCCGCGACACCGTCTTCGCCGCGGTGATGATCACCGTCAACGGCATAGTCGGCGTCTGCCTGCTCGTCGCCTCACTGCGCCACGGTCTGGCGGTCTTCAACCCGGAAGGCACCGGCGCCGCCCTCGCGACGGTCGCGACCCTTGCCACGCTCAGCCTGGTCTTCCCGACCTTCACTACCAGCAAGCCCGGCCCGGAGTTCTCCACGGCCCAGCTCACCTTCGCCGCACTCGCCTCACTGCTGCTGTACGGCTTGTTCGTGGCGACCCAGACCGTCCGCCACCGGGACTACTTCCTGCCGATCACCCGGCACGGCGAGGTGATCACCGCCGACGACCACGCCCAGGCGCCGACGGCCCGCACCGCCGGGATCAGCCTCGGACTGCTCGGCCTCGCGCTCGTCGGCGTGGTCGGCCTCGCCAAGGGCGTCTCACCCACGATCGAGAACGGCGTCGAGGCGGCCGGACTGCCGCACGCCGTCGTCGGCGTCATCATCGCGCTTCTCGTACTGCTCCCCGAGACCATCGCCGCCCTGCGCGCGGCCCGCCGGGACCGCGTGCAGACCAGCCTCAACCTCGCCCTCGGCTCCGCGATGGCCAGCATCGGCCTGACCATCCCGGCCGTGGCGCTGGCCTCGGTCTGGCTCTCCGGGCCACTCGTCCTCGGCCTCGGCGCCACCCACATGGTGCTGCTCGCGCTGACCGTGGTGGTGGCCTCCCTGACGGTCGTCCCCGGGCGCGCGACACCGTTGCAGGGCGGCGTCCATCTGGTGCTGTTCGCGGCGTACCTGGAACTGGCGGTCAACCCGTAG
- a CDS encoding MFS transporter encodes MHSARTVEPPSMLRLAAASLAGTAIEFYDFFVYGTAAALVLGPLFFPTFSPLAGTLAAFATFGVGFVARPLGSVLFGHIGDRHGRRPVLVASLLLTGGATVAVGCVPTYESIGVTAPFLLLVLRFLQGLGLGGEWGGAVLLTAEHAPAERRGLWSSFPQVGPAVGFLLANGVMLTLSATLSDAQFAAWGWRVPFWAAGVLAVAGLWLRSSLRESPQFLEIDDHARVPLTEVVRGHWRLVLLTAGALSIGYAVFYTVTTWSLAYGTERLGVSRTVMLTCIMAAVVVKGALTPVAAVLGDRYGRRPMCLAGCAATVLWMFPMVALLATGEPLLMFLGFLVAMVAFVTMFAVIAAYLPELYEPRVRCTGAAVGYNLGGVLGGALTPIVATAVAQGGRVPWGVGAYLTGIALLSLGCFALLPETRPVPAAAPAAEAATG; translated from the coding sequence ATGCACAGTGCACGCACCGTAGAACCGCCCTCCATGTTGCGGCTCGCGGCCGCCTCCCTCGCCGGGACGGCCATCGAGTTCTACGACTTCTTCGTCTACGGGACGGCGGCGGCCCTCGTCCTGGGGCCACTGTTCTTCCCGACGTTCTCCCCCCTGGCGGGAACCCTCGCGGCCTTCGCGACCTTCGGCGTCGGCTTCGTGGCACGGCCGCTCGGCTCGGTGCTGTTCGGGCACATCGGGGACCGGCACGGACGGCGGCCGGTCCTTGTCGCCTCACTGCTGCTCACCGGGGGCGCGACCGTGGCCGTCGGCTGCGTCCCCACGTACGAGTCGATCGGGGTGACCGCTCCCTTCCTCCTGCTCGTCCTGCGCTTCCTGCAGGGGCTCGGGCTGGGCGGGGAGTGGGGCGGGGCGGTGCTGCTGACGGCGGAGCACGCGCCGGCCGAGCGGCGCGGGCTGTGGTCGAGCTTCCCCCAGGTGGGTCCTGCGGTGGGGTTCCTGCTGGCCAACGGTGTGATGCTGACGCTGTCGGCGACCTTGTCGGACGCGCAGTTCGCGGCGTGGGGATGGCGGGTGCCGTTCTGGGCGGCGGGCGTGTTGGCCGTGGCCGGGCTGTGGCTGCGTTCGTCACTCAGGGAGAGCCCTCAGTTCCTGGAGATCGACGACCACGCGCGCGTGCCGCTCACCGAGGTGGTGCGCGGCCACTGGCGGCTCGTCCTGCTGACGGCCGGGGCGCTCTCGATCGGGTACGCCGTGTTCTACACGGTGACGACCTGGTCCCTCGCGTACGGGACCGAGCGGCTCGGGGTGAGCCGTACGGTGATGCTGACCTGCATCATGGCCGCCGTGGTGGTGAAGGGGGCACTGACGCCTGTGGCTGCCGTGTTGGGCGACCGCTACGGGCGGCGTCCCATGTGCCTGGCGGGCTGCGCCGCCACCGTGCTGTGGATGTTCCCGATGGTCGCGTTGCTGGCGACCGGCGAACCTCTGCTGATGTTCCTCGGCTTCCTGGTGGCGATGGTCGCGTTCGTCACGATGTTCGCCGTCATCGCCGCGTACCTTCCGGAGCTGTACGAGCCCCGGGTGCGCTGCACGGGGGCCGCGGTGGGCTACAACCTCGGCGGGGTGCTGGGCGGCGCCCTGACGCCGATCGTGGCGACCGCGGTGGCCCAGGGCGGGCGGGTGCCGTGGGGAGTGGGTGCGTATCTCACCGGGATCGCGCTGCTGAGCCTGGGCTGTTTCGCGCTGCTGCCGGAGACCCGGCCGGTGCCTGCGGCGGCCCCCGCGGCGGAGGCCGCCACGGGGTGA
- the aroQ gene encoding type II 3-dehydroquinate dehydratase produces the protein MPRTLANAPIMILNGPNLNLLGQRQPEIYGSDTLADVEAMCAKAAAAHGGTVDFRQSNHEGELVDWIHEARLDHCGIVINPGAYSHTSVAILDALNTCDGLPVLEVHISNIHKRETFRHHSYVSLRADGVIAGCGVQGYVFGVERVAALVGAAQADA, from the coding sequence GTGCCCCGCACTCTCGCCAACGCCCCGATCATGATCCTCAACGGACCGAACCTGAACCTCCTCGGTCAGCGCCAGCCCGAGATCTACGGCTCCGACACGCTCGCCGACGTCGAGGCGATGTGCGCCAAGGCGGCGGCCGCGCACGGCGGCACGGTGGACTTCCGACAGTCCAACCACGAGGGCGAGCTGGTCGACTGGATCCACGAGGCACGGCTCGACCACTGCGGAATCGTCATCAACCCTGGTGCCTACTCGCACACCTCCGTAGCGATTCTGGACGCGCTCAACACCTGTGACGGACTGCCCGTGCTGGAGGTCCACATCTCCAACATCCACAAGCGCGAGACGTTCCGGCACCACTCGTACGTCTCGCTGCGCGCCGACGGTGTCATCGCGGGGTGCGGTGTGCAGGGCTATGTGTTCGGGGTGGAGCGGGTCGCGGCGCTGGTGGGGGCGGCGCAGGCGGACGCCTGA
- a CDS encoding amino acid ABC transporter ATP-binding protein — protein sequence MSDTSGPTAAPVLRMESVRKTFGDSVVLRDVDLEVAPHTVTALIGASGSGKSTLLRCANLLEDIDDGAIWLDGEEITDPRADQDAVRRRIGVVFQSYNLFPHMTVLDNITLAPRRVHGVGRAEAEQQARELLDRLGLGAKAAEYPDRLSGGQQQRVAIVRALAVRPRLLLFDEITAALDPELVGEVLTVVRDLKDEGMTMVLATHEMGFARDVADQVCFLDGGVVLERGTAEEIFGSPQQERTRRFLRRIVESGRL from the coding sequence ATGAGCGACACCTCCGGGCCCACCGCCGCCCCCGTGCTGCGGATGGAGTCCGTCCGCAAGACCTTCGGCGACTCGGTCGTCCTGCGGGACGTCGACCTGGAGGTCGCCCCGCACACGGTGACCGCGCTGATCGGCGCCTCCGGGTCAGGCAAGTCGACGCTGCTGCGCTGCGCCAATCTGCTGGAGGACATCGACGACGGTGCGATCTGGCTGGACGGCGAGGAGATCACCGACCCTCGGGCCGACCAGGACGCCGTACGCCGCCGGATCGGTGTGGTCTTCCAGTCGTACAACCTCTTCCCGCACATGACCGTGCTGGACAACATCACGCTCGCGCCGCGCCGGGTGCACGGTGTGGGCCGCGCCGAGGCCGAACAGCAGGCCCGTGAGCTGCTCGACCGGCTGGGGCTCGGCGCGAAGGCGGCCGAGTACCCGGACCGGCTGAGCGGTGGTCAGCAGCAGCGGGTCGCGATCGTCCGCGCGCTGGCCGTACGGCCCCGGCTGCTGCTGTTCGACGAGATCACCGCCGCGCTGGATCCGGAACTCGTGGGTGAGGTTCTCACCGTCGTCCGGGATCTGAAGGACGAGGGCATGACCATGGTGCTGGCCACGCACGAGATGGGCTTCGCCCGTGACGTCGCGGACCAGGTGTGCTTCCTGGACGGAGGCGTGGTCCTGGAGCGCGGCACCGCCGAGGAGATCTTCGGCAGCCCCCAGCAGGAGCGCACCCGGCGCTTCCTGCGCCGGATCGTGGAGTCGGGCCGCCTCTGA
- a CDS encoding amino acid ABC transporter permease produces the protein MTFVKQESGQEGSDDDSDMPGADDTYVPSQRRIDRERYKRTRSRRATGIAALSTLVTAVVLYLVVVNAPGWPRTKETFFSAKYAREALPKVLEGLWLNVRLLLICGVAVLVLGMLIAVARTLRGPVFFPLRALAAAYTDFFRGLPLIINLMIVVLGVPALRLQGVTVDPVLLGGTALTLTYSAYVAEVFRAGIESVHPSQRAAARSLGLTNWQALRHVVLPQAVRRQVPPLLNDLVSLQKDTGLVSIGGAIDAVRAADIIVGRSLNYTPYIVAGLVFVALTIPMTRFTDWVTARMDRQRAQGGTI, from the coding sequence GTGACCTTCGTGAAGCAGGAGTCCGGCCAGGAGGGCTCGGACGACGACAGCGACATGCCCGGCGCGGACGACACGTACGTCCCGTCGCAGCGGCGGATCGACCGGGAGCGCTACAAGCGCACCCGGTCCCGCCGCGCGACGGGCATCGCCGCGTTGTCGACCCTCGTCACGGCCGTCGTCCTCTATCTCGTCGTCGTCAACGCGCCCGGCTGGCCGCGCACCAAGGAGACGTTCTTCAGCGCGAAGTACGCGCGCGAGGCGCTGCCCAAGGTCCTCGAAGGCCTCTGGCTGAACGTCCGGCTGCTGCTGATCTGCGGTGTCGCCGTGCTGGTCCTCGGCATGCTGATCGCCGTCGCGCGGACCCTGCGCGGCCCGGTGTTCTTCCCACTGCGGGCGCTGGCCGCCGCGTACACCGATTTCTTCCGCGGACTGCCGCTGATCATCAACCTGATGATCGTGGTCCTGGGCGTCCCCGCGCTGCGGCTCCAGGGTGTCACCGTCGACCCGGTGCTGCTGGGCGGCACGGCGCTGACGCTGACGTACTCGGCGTACGTCGCAGAGGTGTTCCGTGCCGGCATCGAGTCCGTGCATCCCTCGCAGCGCGCGGCGGCACGCTCGCTGGGCCTGACCAATTGGCAGGCGCTGCGCCATGTCGTGCTCCCCCAGGCCGTACGCCGTCAGGTGCCCCCTCTCCTCAACGACCTGGTGTCGCTGCAGAAGGACACCGGTCTGGTCTCGATCGGCGGCGCGATCGACGCGGTGCGCGCCGCCGACATCATCGTGGGCCGCAGCCTCAACTACACGCCGTACATCGTCGCGGGACTGGTCTTCGTCGCCCTGACCATCCCGATGACCCGCTTCACCGACTGGGTCACGGCCCGGATGGACCGGCAGCGGGCGCAGGGAGGCACGATATGA